A portion of the Faecalibacterium sp. I3-3-89 genome contains these proteins:
- a CDS encoding XRE family transcriptional regulator, which produces MPKMATKAADNVFYRARIAAASWNDRLGSREGASEVTGIDRTRLANIELGTINPHPEEVLMLSDTYNAPELQNHFCSHLCPLGIGTISPIELEELERVTLQLISAMKSLPEVKDGIIDIAADGVIDAKEKPRMEQYLEVLDEITNKAQTLKLIYRKQFGKQEV; this is translated from the coding sequence ATGCCTAAAATGGCAACGAAAGCCGCAGATAACGTGTTCTACAGGGCACGAATCGCAGCGGCATCGTGGAACGACCGGTTAGGCAGCAGAGAGGGTGCGTCAGAGGTGACCGGCATCGACCGGACGCGGCTCGCAAACATCGAGCTCGGAACCATCAACCCGCACCCGGAGGAGGTCCTGATGCTGTCGGACACCTACAACGCGCCGGAGCTGCAAAACCATTTCTGCTCGCACCTCTGCCCGCTCGGCATCGGGACAATTTCACCGATTGAGCTGGAAGAGCTCGAGCGGGTCACATTGCAGCTCATTTCGGCAATGAAGTCGTTGCCGGAGGTCAAGGACGGAATCATCGACATCGCGGCCGACGGCGTCATCGACGCGAAAGAAAAGCCGCGCATGGAACAGTACCTTGAAGTTCTCGACGAGATAACGAACAAGGCTCAGACCTTGAAGCTCATTTACAGAAAGCAATTCGGAAAACAGGAGGTGTAA
- a CDS encoding helix-turn-helix transcriptional regulator yields the protein MRKKLQTLREGAGYTQQTFSERLGVSRSHYAQIESGDKNPSLKLSLKIKQALGYPYDDLFFNPKRPVSRH from the coding sequence ATGCGGAAAAAGCTGCAAACGCTCCGGGAGGGAGCGGGCTACACCCAGCAGACTTTCAGCGAGAGGCTGGGCGTGAGCCGGAGCCACTACGCACAGATTGAGAGCGGAGACAAGAATCCGTCCCTCAAGCTGAGCCTGAAAATCAAGCAGGCCCTCGGCTATCCCTACGACGACCTTTTTTTTAACCCGAAGCGACCCGTTTCGCGTCATTGA
- a CDS encoding helix-turn-helix domain-containing protein: protein MDKFSERLVALRKEKDLTQAEFARLCGKQRTTVSGYETEGKEPDFALLCQMADYFGVTTDYLLGREDERAHGNEAFRQDNANFKRRYDALPKELRAVVSSTFDSVYVLLSRCMNAQNAAEMALYRELFSELQTGRGEIKSILADCGGDLADAFPQIMEKQNTLKAKTASILDSLLQADVAALKDSNK, encoded by the coding sequence ATGGATAAGTTTTCTGAACGGTTGGTCGCGCTCCGCAAGGAGAAGGATTTGACGCAGGCCGAGTTTGCCCGCCTCTGCGGCAAGCAGCGCACTACGGTCTCCGGCTACGAGACCGAGGGCAAAGAGCCAGATTTCGCCCTGCTCTGCCAGATGGCGGACTATTTCGGGGTAACCACTGACTATCTGCTGGGCCGCGAGGACGAGCGCGCACACGGTAACGAGGCGTTCCGTCAGGACAATGCAAACTTCAAGCGCAGATATGACGCCCTCCCGAAAGAGCTCCGCGCCGTCGTCTCCTCGACGTTCGATTCGGTCTATGTGCTGCTCTCCCGGTGCATGAACGCGCAGAACGCAGCAGAGATGGCCCTGTATCGCGAGCTGTTCTCTGAGCTGCAAACCGGTCGCGGCGAGATAAAGAGCATCCTCGCGGATTGCGGGGGAGACCTGGCAGATGCTTTCCCGCAGATTATGGAGAAGCAGAACACGCTCAAGGCCAAAACCGCCTCTATCCTTGACAGCCTCTTGCAGGCTGACGTTGCGGCCTTAAAGGATAGCAACAAGTAA
- a CDS encoding recombinase family protein translates to MEQYLIYLRKSRSDLEAEAHGEGETLSRHEHTLLELAKRQHLNVTDIYREVVSGDTIAARPMMQRVLSEVEQGVWSGVLVMEVERLARGDTIDQGIIAQTFKFSGTKIITPIKTYDPDNEFDEEYFEFGLFMSRREYKIINRRLQRGRLASAKEGKWPSGLAPFGYRRVKLKNEKGCSLEPIEEQAAIVRMIFDLYTVGLQDEDGSARPLSLGSIATRLNDMHIPSPSGSQWARITIRGIIKNPTYIGMVRWGSRETKKKVVDGKVVSVRGPADPEKECVFKGIHPPLVPKETFELANDKLTRSENTSTHKEKVVRNPLAGLLVCSECGRQMMRMINPVHPDMPVVRCPRRGCPNCSSYLPIVEERVIQGLSEWMKGYELEWSSAAASSSVSSVGVREKALVSAEAELRKLQQQLERTHDFLEQGIYDTDTFLSRSRMLSDKIAAAKDSVTRCSRELTEEKLRETSRRDIIPKVKNLLDVYPLLETAEEKNALLKEVLEKVVYQKLNEKRKKSPDGFIIEIYPRIPKSEK, encoded by the coding sequence ATGGAGCAGTATCTCATATACCTGCGCAAGTCTCGTTCCGACCTCGAGGCCGAAGCGCACGGCGAGGGAGAAACACTCTCCCGGCACGAGCACACTCTGCTCGAGCTGGCGAAAAGGCAGCATCTCAACGTGACCGATATTTACCGTGAGGTCGTCTCTGGTGACACCATCGCTGCCCGCCCAATGATGCAACGGGTTCTCTCCGAGGTTGAGCAGGGCGTCTGGTCCGGCGTCCTCGTCATGGAGGTCGAGCGTCTGGCGCGCGGCGACACCATCGACCAAGGCATCATCGCGCAGACATTCAAGTTCTCCGGGACAAAAATAATAACCCCTATAAAAACGTATGACCCAGACAACGAGTTCGACGAGGAGTATTTTGAGTTCGGCTTGTTTATGAGCCGCCGCGAGTACAAAATCATCAACCGCCGGTTGCAGCGCGGTCGCCTCGCCTCCGCCAAAGAGGGAAAATGGCCGTCCGGTCTGGCCCCCTTTGGCTATCGTCGGGTAAAGCTCAAAAACGAAAAGGGCTGCTCACTCGAGCCCATCGAGGAGCAGGCCGCAATAGTCCGTATGATTTTCGACCTGTACACGGTCGGATTGCAGGACGAGGACGGTTCCGCTCGCCCGCTGTCTCTGGGTTCAATCGCCACGAGGCTCAACGATATGCACATCCCGTCTCCGTCCGGTTCACAATGGGCAAGAATCACCATTCGCGGAATCATAAAGAATCCGACGTACATTGGCATGGTGCGCTGGGGCAGTCGTGAGACGAAGAAGAAAGTGGTTGACGGCAAGGTCGTTTCTGTGCGCGGTCCTGCCGACCCAGAGAAAGAGTGCGTGTTCAAAGGCATTCATCCTCCGCTCGTTCCGAAGGAAACATTTGAACTTGCAAACGATAAGCTCACCCGGAGTGAGAATACTTCCACGCACAAGGAAAAGGTCGTCCGGAATCCTCTGGCCGGTCTGCTCGTCTGCTCCGAGTGCGGCAGGCAGATGATGCGGATGATAAACCCCGTCCATCCAGATATGCCGGTCGTGCGCTGTCCTCGTCGCGGCTGCCCGAATTGCTCGAGCTATCTCCCTATCGTCGAGGAGCGTGTCATACAGGGTCTCTCCGAGTGGATGAAAGGGTATGAGCTCGAGTGGAGCTCCGCTGCCGCGTCGTCCTCCGTGTCGTCGGTCGGCGTCCGTGAAAAAGCTCTCGTCAGCGCGGAGGCCGAGCTCCGTAAATTACAGCAGCAGCTCGAACGTACCCACGACTTCCTCGAGCAGGGCATCTACGACACAGATACCTTTCTGTCCCGCTCCCGGATGCTCTCCGACAAAATCGCTGCCGCAAAAGATAGCGTCACTCGCTGCTCCCGCGAGCTGACCGAGGAGAAGCTCCGGGAGACCAGCCGCCGCGACATCATCCCTAAAGTCAAGAATTTGCTCGATGTGTACCCGCTGCTCGAAACGGCCGAGGAGAAAAACGCCCTCCTGAAAGAGGTGCTTGAAAAGGTCGTCTACCAGAAGCTAAACGAGAAGCGCAAAAAAAGCCCTGATGGTTTCATCATAGAGATATACCCGCGCATCCCAAAATCCGAAAAATGA
- a CDS encoding vWA domain-containing protein: MKKNLTELVFILDRSGSMGELEQDTIGGFNAMLTRQKEQEGEANVTTILFDHEVQLLHDRFPLHAVAPLTEKDYYVRGYTALLDAIGYGMEKMVNIQRHLPEDERAEKVIFVITTDGLENASKRFSYEKIRRMIEQEKEQYGWEFLFLGANMDAVKEAARFGISSDRAVRFENDAQGVAVNYHVVSETVSRMREAPCCASIGAEWKEQIEADFQKRHHR; encoded by the coding sequence GTGAAGAAAAATCTTACCGAGCTTGTTTTCATTCTGGACCGTAGCGGTTCCATGGGCGAGCTGGAGCAGGACACCATCGGCGGGTTCAATGCTATGCTGACCCGGCAGAAGGAGCAGGAGGGCGAGGCCAACGTGACCACCATCCTGTTTGACCACGAGGTACAGCTGCTGCACGACCGCTTTCCCCTGCACGCCGTTGCGCCGCTGACCGAAAAGGACTACTACGTCCGGGGCTACACGGCGCTACTGGACGCCATTGGTTATGGCATGGAAAAGATGGTGAATATCCAGCGCCATCTGCCGGAGGACGAGCGTGCCGAAAAGGTCATCTTTGTCATTACCACGGACGGGCTGGAAAACGCCAGCAAACGGTTTAGCTATGAGAAGATCCGCCGGATGATCGAGCAGGAAAAAGAGCAGTACGGCTGGGAGTTCCTGTTCCTCGGTGCCAACATGGATGCTGTGAAGGAAGCTGCCCGCTTCGGCATCTCGTCCGACCGGGCTGTGCGGTTCGAGAATGACGCACAGGGCGTGGCGGTCAACTACCACGTTGTCAGCGAGACGGTTTCCCGGATGCGGGAAGCACCCTGCTGCGCGTCCATCGGCGCAGAGTGGAAAGAACAAATCGAAGCTGATTTCCAGAAGCGGCATCATAGGTAA
- a CDS encoding macro domain-containing protein, translating to MPFLMIRNDITKVAADAIVNPANRNLLQGSGTSRAIYQAAGEQELTAACEAIGRCDLGRAVCTPAFGLSAKYVFHAVCPAWHGGGFGEAEQLAGAYHSALELAAEYHCESVAFPLLSSGNYGYPKEQAFRIAMDTITQYVMEHDLTVYLVLYDRDSLAVSRKLFASVEEYIDDHYVAQNDESYGFGRRRRELSERRRLLEEDAAVPMLGAVPAPAAAPRTARSLESLMDNLGESFTTRLLRLIDERGLKDSTVYKQSNISRQHFSKIQCNREYNPKKKTVLAFAVGLHLSEDETIDLLKSAGYAFSDGSKRDWIVRYCLKHKIYNINQVNTLLFEYDQEQLGA from the coding sequence ATGCCGTTTCTGATGATCCGCAACGACATCACCAAAGTGGCGGCGGATGCCATCGTCAACCCGGCGAACCGGAACCTTTTGCAGGGCAGCGGCACCAGCCGTGCCATCTATCAGGCGGCAGGGGAGCAGGAGCTGACCGCCGCCTGCGAAGCCATCGGCCGTTGCGATTTGGGCAGAGCCGTGTGTACTCCGGCATTCGGGCTGTCGGCAAAGTACGTTTTCCATGCAGTCTGCCCGGCGTGGCACGGCGGCGGGTTCGGCGAAGCTGAACAATTAGCCGGTGCATACCACTCCGCATTGGAATTAGCCGCAGAATACCACTGCGAGAGCGTGGCTTTCCCGCTGCTGTCCAGCGGAAACTATGGCTACCCCAAAGAACAGGCCTTCCGCATTGCGATGGACACCATCACACAGTACGTCATGGAGCACGACCTGACCGTGTATCTGGTGCTTTACGACCGGGACTCGCTGGCCGTGAGCCGGAAGCTGTTCGCCTCGGTGGAGGAGTACATTGACGACCACTATGTAGCACAGAACGATGAAAGCTACGGATTTGGCCGTCGGCGCAGAGAATTGTCAGAGCGGCGGAGGCTTCTGGAAGAAGATGCCGCCGTGCCGATGCTAGGTGCAGTTCCGGCACCCGCCGCGGCACCCAGGACAGCCCGCAGTCTGGAAAGCCTGATGGACAACCTTGGCGAGAGTTTCACCACCCGGCTGCTGCGGCTCATTGACGAGCGGGGGCTGAAAGACTCCACCGTGTACAAGCAGTCCAACATCTCCCGGCAGCATTTCTCCAAAATTCAGTGCAACCGCGAGTACAACCCCAAAAAGAAGACTGTGCTTGCCTTTGCGGTGGGGCTGCATCTGTCGGAGGATGAGACCATCGACCTGCTTAAAAGCGCAGGCTATGCCTTCTCCGATGGCTCCAAGCGGGATTGGATCGTGCGGTATTGCCTGAAACACAAAATCTATAACATCAATCAGGTCAATACGCTGCTGTTTGAATACGATCAGGAACAGCTGGGAGCGTAA